One Rissa tridactyla isolate bRisTri1 chromosome 4, bRisTri1.patW.cur.20221130, whole genome shotgun sequence DNA window includes the following coding sequences:
- the GJD2 gene encoding gap junction delta-2 protein: MGEWTILERLLEAAVQQHSTMIGRILLTVVVIFRILIVAIVGETVYDDEQTMFVCNTLQPGCNQACYDQAFPISHIRYWVFQIIMVCTPSLCFITYSVHQSAKQRERRYSTVFLTLERDQDSMKREDSKKIKNTIVNGVLQNTENSTKEAEPDCLEVKEIPNPAIRTTKSKMRRQEGISRFYIIQVVFRNALEIGFLVGQYFLYGFNVPSMYECDRYPCIKEVECYVSRPTEKTVFLVFMFAVSGICVVLNLAELNHLGWRKIKMAVRGVQAKRKSIYEIRNKDLPRMSMPNFGRTQSSDSAYV, translated from the exons ATGGGGGAATGGACTATTCTAGAGAGGCTACTGGAAGCTGCCGTGCAGCAGCATTCTACTATGATAGGGAG GATCCTGCTGACCGTGGTGGTGATCTTCAGGATACTCATTGTGGCCATTGTAGGGGAGACGGTGTACGATGACGAGCAAACCATGTTTGTCTGTAACACGCTGCAGCCAGGCTGCAACCAGGCTTGTTACGACCAGGCTTTCCCTATTTCTCATATAAGGTACTGGGTGTTCCAGATCATCATGGTGTGCACCCCCAGCCTTTGCTTCATAACGTACTCTGTTCACCAGTCTGCTAAGCAGAGGGAACGGAGGTACTCCACTGTCTTCCTCACCTTGGAGAGGGACCAGGATTCAATGAAGCGTGAGGACAGTAAGAAAATCAAGAACACGATTGTCAATGGGGTGCTGCAGAACACTGAGAACTCCACCAAAGAGGCAGAACCAGACTGCTTAGAAGTGAAGGAAATCCCCAATCCTGCTATCAGAACTACAAAGTCAAAAATGAGGAGGCAAGAAGGCATTTCTCGATTTTATATCATCCAAGTGGTCTTTCGAAATGCCCTAGAGATTGGATTCTTGGTGGGACAGTATTTTCTGTATGGATTCAATGTCCCTTCCATGTACGAATGTGACAGATACCCTTGCATTAAAGAAGTAGAGTGCTATGTCTCTAGACCCACTGAGAAGACTGTATTCTTGGTATTCATGTTTGCTGTCAGTGGGATTTGTGTGGTGCTCAATTTGGCAGAACTGAACCACTTGGGCTGGAGAAAGATCAAAATGGCAGTGAGAGGAGTACAGGCAAAAAGGAAATCCATATACGAAATCAGAAATAAGGACCTGCCAAGAATGAGCATGCCTAACTTTGGCAGGACTCAGTCAAGTGACTCAGCTTATGTGTGA